A genomic stretch from Diprion similis isolate iyDipSimi1 chromosome 1, iyDipSimi1.1, whole genome shotgun sequence includes:
- the LOC124407774 gene encoding odorant receptor 83a-like: MPSYLDRNVSIKVSRFYMRVVGIWYAETEREKRMLNGAMIYSILALLFALVIVVVDLFHVWGDFHETTTGLLVVITVVSAVIKLLIAIGRKDAIIDLLIHSKKYFWEVTYDSFSEQMLDECERKGIILLCSMACAVQGTAMAYLINPFITDNGSNDTQRALPFTIWIDLPMSETPYYEIFFTVECLTTTHSAICFFCFDNLLCILNIHLVGQFKILQHRLETLCDKFVIHVDDENENTYPETADERFPKNIFNRNENPRLKIDFTKSGAKKNRLDLSGKAYNNLKECVKQHLLLFNYVERLEYIFSPILLYHIGFSSLILCLAGFESIVAKRGESILHMISAAAQILIFTWTCDEIIDHSMGIEDCAFRSKWYTTPDTEEGRSIRTGLIIIMMRSRRACFLTAGKLRAISLQTFTSILGTTSSYLSVLRQMGDEI, encoded by the exons ATGCCGTCTTACCTAGACAGGAATGTCTCGATCAAGGTTTCACGATTTTACATGAGAGTTGTCGGGATTTGGTACGCTGAAACGGAACGTGAGAAACGGATGCTGAACGGGGCTATGATTTACTCAATTCTAGCTCTCCTCTTTGCCCTTGTCATTGTCGTAGTCGATTTATTTCATGTTTGGGGGGATTTTCAC GAAACCACGACAGGCCTCTTGGTGGTGATAACGGTAGTAAGTGCGGTTATAAAATTACTGATCGCAATAGGACGAAAAGATGCAATAATCGATCTGCTCATACAttctaaaaaatacttttggGAAGTGACATACGATAGTTTTAGCGAGCAGATGCTAGACGAGTGTGAAAGGAAAGGTATCATTCTGCTGTGCAGTATGGCCTGTGCTGTCCAAGGAACCGCGATGGCTTACCTAATAAATCCGTTTATAA CGGACAATGGATCAAATGATACTCAGAGAGCATTGCCATTCACAATTTGGATTGATTTACCAATGTCTGAGACACCGTATtacgagatttttttcacggtTGAG TGCCTGACAACCACGCACTCAGCAATCTGTTTCTTCTGCTTCGACAATTTGTTGTGTATATTGAACATCCACCTCGTTGGTCAGTTTAAGATATTGCAGCACAGACTGGAGACGTTGTGTGATAAATTTGTGATTCATGTGGATGACGAGAATGAAAATACTTATCCTGAGACAGCGGATGAGAGATTtccgaaaaacatttttaatagaaatgaaaatccgagactgaaaattgatttcacgAAGTCTGGAGCGAAGAAGAATCGTTTGGATCTCAGTGGAAAGGCTTACAACAATTTAAAGGAATGCGTAAAACAGCATTTATTGCTATTTAATTACGTTGAAAGACTGGAGTACATCTTCAGTCCAATTCTTCTTTATCACATAGGATTTTCCAGCTTGATCCTATGTTTGGCAGGCTTCGAAAGTATCGTG GCTAAGCGCGGGGAAAGTATTTTACATATGATTTCCGCCGCCGCCCAGATCCTAATTTTTACCTGGACTTGCGACGAGATTATTGACCACAGCATGGGAATTGAGGATTGTGCATTTCGCTCGAAATGGTACACGACACCAGACACTGAGGAAGGACGGTCCATTCGCACGGGCTTGATAATAATCATGATGAGATCACGTCGCGCCTGTTTTTTGACTGCTGGGAAACTACGCGCGATATCTTTGCAGACCTTCACGAGT ATCCTGGGCACAACTTCGTCCTACTTATCGGTACTGCGTCAGATGGGCGATGAaatttag
- the LOC124406291 gene encoding uncharacterized protein LOC124406291 — protein sequence MFKLVVLAAVLAVAAAVPGGHTGVPVSWGHGPIVAPQVISHAVPVLRAHVVAQPIAPVVHSPPVVTRTVLAGHGHAYAPVPVWGHH from the exons ATGTTCAAGTTG GTCGTTCTCGCCGCCGTCCTGGCCGTCGCCGCCGCCGTTCCCGGAGGCCACACCGGAGTCCCAGTCAGCTGGGGCCACGGACCCATCGTTGCTCCCCAGGTGATCAGCCACGCCGTCCCTGTCCTGAGGGCCCACGTTGTCGCCCAGCCGATCGCCCCGGTGGTCCACTCTCCCCCTGTCGTCACCAGGACCGTCCTCGCCGGTCATGGTCACGCATACGCCCCCGTCCCCGTCTGGGGTCACCACTAG
- the LOC124407138 gene encoding odorant receptor 49b-like translates to MKVVGFWYAETKRGKWILVATLIYTFTAVIFALAVVWVDLYYIWGNLYDVAEIVAAIIPVISGIVKLSIATTRRSELINLIVFSEKNFWNAKHDSFGQRVLRECEKRSIIVLCGMAFCVEGTVISYLMKPLFDNQKLNGTDRALPFRLYVDLPLTVTPYYEITYTIESLSTIYVGISFFCFDNLLSIFNLHVVAQFKILQHRLETLCDEYVSHVSDGQQVTEDPHEARNERYSEDIFGKNVILRTESDCAKSVIQKNYADPCKSVNDKLKACVKRHVFLFDYIERLENLFSWMLFCQIGVSSCIICFAGFETFLAGRRELIFHFTGSVLQTFIFTWTCNEISLESGKVGEAAFRSKWYLMPISEARRSLHSSLMLIVIRSRRNSCLTAGKFHKISSQTFKKIMNTNLSYLSVLRKQIEGT, encoded by the exons ATGAAGGTTGTTGGTTTTTGGTACGCTGAAACTAAACGTGGAAAATGGATCCTCGTCGCTACTCTGATTTACACATTTACAGCAGTTATTTTCGCCCTTGCCGTCGTGTGGGTTGATTTATACTATATTTGGGGTAATCTTTAC GACGTCGCGGAAATCGTCGCCGCCATCATACCGGTAATAAGTGGCATCGTAAAATTATCCATCGCAACAACACGACGAAGTGAATTAATTAACCTGATTgtgttttccgaaaaaaacttttggaaTGCGAAACACGACAGTTTTGGCCAGCGTGTTTTACGGGAATGCGAAAAACGGAGCATCATTGTGCTCTGCGGCATGGCTTTTTGTGTTGAAGGAACGGTGATCTCTTACTTGATGAAGCCATTATTCG ATAACCAAAAGTTAAATGGCACTGACAGAGCACTGCCATTCAGACTTTACGTCGATTTGCCTTTAACTGTGACACCGTATTACGAAATTACTTACACGATTGAG AGTCTGTCTACCATATACGTAGGAATCTCTTTCTTCTGCTTCGACAACTTACTGAGTATATTCAACTTACACGTCGTTGcacagttcaaaattttacagcATAGACTGGAAACGTTGTGTGACGAATATGTAAGCCATGTAAGTGATGGGCAGCAAGTAACTGAGGATCCTCATGAAGCAAGGAATGAAAGATATTCGGAagacatttttggcaaaaacgTTATTTTGAGAACAGAGTCCGATTGTGCAAAATCtgtgatacaaaaaaattatgcagatCCCTGTAAATCGGTGAATGATAAATTGAAGGCATGCGTCAAGCGGCATGTATTCCTGTTTGATTACATCGAAAGACTGGAAAACCTCTTCAGCTGGATGCTTTTTTGTCAGATAGGAGTGTCCAGTTGCATCATATGTTTCGCAGgattcgaaacttttttg GCTGGACGCCGggaattaatatttcactttACGGGCAGTGTTTTGCAAACCTTTATTTTCACCTGGACCTGCAACGAAATAAGCCTCGAAAGTGGTAAAGTTGGCGAGGCTGCATTTCGGTCGAAGTGGTACTTGATGCCAATCTCCGAGGCAAGAAGATCTCTACACAGCAGTCTGATGCTGATCGTGATACGATCACGTCGAAACAGTTGTTTGACTGctggaaaatttcacaaaatatcCTCGCAGACCTTCAAAAAG ATCATGAACACAAATCTATCCTACTTATCAGTGCTGCGTAAACAGATCGAAGGAACTTGA